A window from Caulobacter sp. X encodes these proteins:
- a CDS encoding helicase-related protein: protein MSDRSTGLAPSKLTAVLGPTNTGKTHLAVERMLGHASGMIGLPLRLLAREIYDRVVKLRGKASVALITGEEKIVPARAAYFVCTVEAMPLAREVEFLAVDEIQLCADPERGHIFTHRLLHARGKFETMFLGAGTMAPLVRRLLPDAEIVSRERFSNLSYAGSKKLTRLPRRTAIVAFSTDAVYAIAELIRRQRGGAAVVMGSLSPRTRNAQVALYQSGEVDFLVATDAIGMGLNMDVDHVAFAGLRKFDGKRTRWLYPQEVGQIAGRAGRYTRDGTFGVTGDCEEIDEDLVEAVEGHAFEPIVAAEWRNARLDFGSLPGLLRSLAETPQRGGLKLSDEALDERTLRALAQQEDVIKRCKADRSALTRLWEVCQTPDFRKTTDDEHQRMARTLFDDLTTGRKRLPEDWVNNQFKALDRTDGEIDSLAARLSGVRTLSYIANRPDWVANPAHWQGLTRQLEDRISDTLHEKLMARFIDRRTSALMKQLGERETLYAGVGQDGEVTVEGHVVGHLSGVAFTPAKGASPLEEKALRNAAQRAVGPEIARRLGVLASEADDAFALTPDGMILWRGEAAGAVRRDLPLLSPRARLLGELGPAAVRERAERRLDAFLAAEVDRHLAPLRKLERALAGGELKGLPRGIAHRLLEAGGVLDKRPVDPELKALSQAERRTLKSLGVRIGAFSLYSPGVLRAEAVACARALSPAGWRGALTTLEKLPSPEPSARELSASGLRAVAGFTVPVEQLETLDALLRAEQRPGGVVLTDAALEKLGWTAAQASAVLRALDYTPAIRAKPDQPIVWKRRGAAKLEQKPVKARPDSPFAALAKLTEPPPPPTRRKRPRRRKPAAAKQAAS, encoded by the coding sequence ATGAGCGACCGTTCGACCGGCCTGGCCCCATCGAAGCTGACCGCGGTCCTGGGGCCCACCAACACCGGCAAGACGCACCTGGCCGTCGAGCGGATGCTGGGTCACGCCTCGGGCATGATCGGCCTGCCGCTACGCCTCCTGGCGCGCGAGATTTACGACCGCGTGGTCAAGCTGCGCGGCAAGGCCAGCGTCGCCTTGATCACCGGCGAGGAGAAGATCGTCCCGGCCCGCGCGGCCTATTTCGTCTGCACGGTCGAGGCCATGCCCCTGGCGCGCGAGGTCGAGTTCCTGGCCGTCGACGAGATCCAGCTATGCGCCGATCCCGAGCGCGGCCACATCTTCACCCACCGCCTTCTGCACGCGCGCGGCAAGTTCGAGACCATGTTCCTGGGCGCGGGGACCATGGCCCCGCTGGTGCGCCGCCTGCTGCCCGACGCCGAGATCGTCAGCCGCGAGCGGTTCTCCAACCTGTCCTACGCCGGCTCCAAGAAGCTGACCCGCCTGCCCCGGCGCACGGCGATCGTCGCCTTCTCCACCGACGCCGTGTACGCGATCGCCGAGCTGATCCGGCGGCAACGCGGCGGCGCGGCCGTGGTCATGGGCTCGCTGTCGCCCCGCACCCGCAACGCCCAGGTGGCCCTCTATCAGTCCGGCGAGGTCGACTTCCTGGTCGCCACCGACGCGATCGGCATGGGCCTGAACATGGACGTCGACCACGTGGCCTTCGCGGGTCTGCGCAAGTTCGACGGCAAGCGCACCCGCTGGCTCTATCCGCAGGAGGTCGGCCAGATCGCCGGCCGCGCGGGCCGCTACACCCGCGACGGCACCTTTGGCGTCACCGGCGACTGCGAGGAGATCGACGAGGATCTCGTTGAGGCGGTCGAGGGCCACGCGTTCGAGCCGATCGTCGCCGCCGAGTGGCGCAACGCCCGCCTCGACTTCGGCTCGCTGCCCGGCCTGCTGCGCTCCCTGGCCGAGACGCCCCAGCGCGGGGGCCTGAAGCTGTCGGACGAGGCGCTGGACGAGCGCACCCTGCGGGCCCTGGCCCAGCAGGAGGACGTCATCAAGCGCTGCAAGGCCGACCGCTCGGCCCTGACCCGCCTGTGGGAGGTCTGCCAGACGCCGGACTTCCGCAAGACCACGGACGACGAGCACCAGCGCATGGCGCGCACCCTGTTCGACGATCTGACAACCGGCCGCAAGCGCCTGCCCGAGGACTGGGTGAACAACCAGTTCAAGGCCCTGGACCGCACCGACGGCGAGATCGACAGCCTGGCGGCGCGGCTGTCGGGCGTGCGCACGCTCAGCTACATCGCCAACCGGCCGGACTGGGTCGCCAATCCGGCCCACTGGCAGGGCCTGACTCGCCAGCTCGAGGACAGGATCAGCGACACCCTGCACGAGAAGCTGATGGCGCGGTTCATCGACCGCCGCACCAGCGCGCTGATGAAGCAGCTGGGCGAGCGCGAGACGCTCTACGCCGGCGTCGGCCAGGACGGCGAGGTGACCGTCGAGGGCCACGTGGTCGGCCACCTGTCGGGCGTCGCCTTCACCCCGGCCAAGGGCGCCTCCCCGCTGGAGGAGAAGGCGCTGCGCAACGCCGCCCAGCGCGCGGTCGGGCCCGAGATCGCCCGACGGCTGGGCGTGCTGGCCAGCGAGGCCGACGACGCCTTCGCCCTGACGCCCGACGGCATGATCCTGTGGCGCGGCGAGGCGGCCGGCGCCGTGCGCCGCGACCTGCCCCTGCTGTCGCCCCGCGCCCGCCTGCTGGGCGAGCTGGGCCCCGCCGCCGTGCGCGAGCGGGCCGAGCGCCGACTGGACGCCTTCCTGGCCGCCGAGGTCGACCGGCATCTGGCGCCGCTACGCAAGCTGGAGCGCGCCCTGGCCGGCGGTGAGCTGAAAGGCCTGCCGCGCGGCATCGCCCACCGCCTGCTGGAAGCCGGCGGCGTGCTGGACAAGCGTCCGGTCGATCCGGAGCTGAAGGCGCTGAGCCAGGCGGAGCGCCGCACGCTGAAGAGCCTGGGCGTGCGGATCGGGGCGTTCAGCCTCTACAGCCCCGGCGTGCTGCGGGCCGAGGCCGTCGCCTGCGCCCGCGCGCTCAGCCCCGCCGGCTGGCGCGGCGCCCTGACGACGCTGGAAAAACTGCCCTCGCCCGAGCCCAGCGCTCGCGAGCTGTCGGCCAGCGGCCTGCGCGCGGTGGCGGGCTTCACGGTTCCGGTCGAGCAGCTCGAGACCCTCGACGCCCTGCTGCGCGCCGAGCAACGGCCCGGCGGCGTGGTGCTGACCGACGCGGCGCTGGAAAAGCTGGGCTGGACCGCCGCCCAGGCCTCGGCTGTTCTGCGCGCCCTCGACTACACGCCCGCTATCCGCGCCAAGCCCGATCAACCGATCGTCTGGAAGCGGCGCGGCGCGGCCAAGCTGGAGCAGAAGCCGGTCAAGGCGCGCCCGGATTCGCCCTTCGCAGCCTTGGCCAAGCTGACCGAGCCACCGCCTCCGCCCACGCGCCGCAAGCGCCCTCGTCGCCGCAAGCCCGCCGCAGCCAAGCAGGCCGCGTCGTGA
- a CDS encoding RNA-binding S4 domain-containing protein — translation MTDAASSNDAARADVWLWRARFFKTRSLAARFVDEGRIRLTRAGAESRIDKPSRTLKPGDVLVFGLAGRLIAIRVLDCGERRGPASEARGLYEAVEG, via the coding sequence GTGACGGACGCCGCGTCCTCAAACGACGCCGCCCGCGCCGACGTCTGGCTGTGGCGCGCCCGCTTCTTCAAGACCCGCTCCCTGGCCGCCAGGTTCGTCGACGAAGGCCGCATCCGCCTGACCCGCGCCGGCGCCGAGAGCCGCATCGACAAGCCCTCGCGCACGCTGAAGCCGGGGGATGTGCTGGTGTTCGGCCTGGCGGGCCGCCTGATCGCCATCCGCGTGCTGGACTGCGGCGAACGAAGGGGACCGGCAAGCGAGGCGCGCGGGCTCTACGAGGCGGTGGAGGGGTAG
- a CDS encoding bifunctional diguanylate cyclase/phosphodiesterase encodes MIGDALAVGSSEEDGLRASAQARARAQAFGAFISDTPFPAALLDIDLVLVAVSRDWTVQAIAPDLKVGADASGVVAADDRAALLACAREGVDFSRYLQTATEDGSPRFWRTEFSACLQEDGSVYAVMVTARDVTGYAESVLRAERDEQRLRMALELDDLLVREYDLRTGEIFFSDTAPGLRKWCVFKDDPLEIVHPDDRQQCADVIASRKIGEARVFEFRLNRDDGVETWIRAVGKVFVDQEGKPEKLVNLFKDITDRRRQTEAIETLAFKDPLTGLPNRALFQHRFNEAVSASETLGEMFGLIMIDVDHFKDINDTLGHDAGDVLLKRLAGMLQRAFRSGDTVARLGGDEFAVILRGLHSEADMMRPIQKLQELLQRPIEYAGRSFTATASIGAALHGDPEADPAHMIKNADIALYHAKEEGRNRSIVFEPAMRTELERRVELLRDVRAAVAANEFTLFYQPVVDIRERRVVGFEALMRWLHPEQGVLTPAHFMAAFEDQELSLRLGDVAFEQSLRQMREWLDQGVEFGRIAVNISAAQFRSGRLAEEVQERLARWNVPCERLTIEVTENVYMGWGSDLVSGNISRLHKAGVMIALDDFGTGYASLANLRQFPIDRLKIDKSFVQNAEDEAIVKAVITLGSSMGMKVVAEGVEDADQLAALMRYGCDQIQGYHFGKPMPAEQVAGFLTGFGN; translated from the coding sequence ATGATCGGGGACGCCCTGGCTGTCGGAAGCAGCGAAGAGGACGGTCTGCGGGCCAGCGCCCAGGCGCGCGCTCGCGCCCAGGCGTTTGGGGCCTTCATAAGCGACACGCCTTTTCCAGCGGCCCTGCTGGACATCGACCTTGTCCTGGTCGCCGTGAGCCGGGACTGGACGGTCCAGGCGATCGCGCCAGACCTGAAGGTGGGCGCCGACGCGAGCGGCGTCGTGGCCGCGGACGACCGGGCGGCGCTGCTGGCCTGCGCCCGCGAGGGCGTCGATTTCTCGCGTTATCTCCAGACCGCGACCGAGGACGGCTCGCCCCGGTTCTGGCGCACGGAGTTCAGCGCGTGCTTGCAAGAGGATGGAAGCGTCTACGCGGTGATGGTCACCGCCCGGGACGTCACCGGCTACGCCGAAAGCGTCCTGCGGGCCGAGCGCGACGAGCAGCGCCTGAGGATGGCGCTCGAGCTCGACGACCTTCTGGTGCGCGAATACGACCTGCGCACCGGCGAGATCTTCTTCTCCGACACCGCGCCCGGCCTGCGGAAGTGGTGCGTGTTCAAGGACGATCCGTTGGAGATCGTCCACCCCGACGATCGCCAGCAATGCGCCGACGTCATCGCTTCGCGCAAGATCGGCGAGGCGCGGGTGTTCGAATTTCGCCTGAACCGCGACGATGGGGTCGAGACCTGGATCCGCGCCGTCGGCAAGGTGTTCGTCGACCAGGAGGGCAAGCCCGAGAAGCTGGTCAACCTGTTCAAGGACATCACCGACCGCCGCCGCCAGACCGAGGCCATCGAGACCCTGGCGTTCAAGGATCCGCTGACCGGACTGCCCAACCGCGCGCTGTTCCAGCACCGGTTCAACGAGGCGGTCTCGGCGTCCGAGACCCTGGGCGAGATGTTCGGCCTGATCATGATCGACGTCGATCACTTCAAGGACATCAACGACACCTTGGGGCACGACGCCGGCGACGTGCTGCTCAAGCGCCTGGCGGGCATGCTGCAGCGGGCCTTCCGGTCCGGCGACACGGTCGCGCGGCTGGGCGGCGACGAGTTCGCCGTGATCCTGCGCGGCCTGCACAGCGAGGCCGACATGATGCGGCCGATCCAGAAGCTGCAGGAGCTGCTGCAACGGCCGATCGAATATGCCGGCCGCAGCTTCACGGCCACCGCCAGCATCGGCGCCGCGCTGCATGGAGACCCCGAGGCCGACCCGGCCCACATGATCAAGAACGCCGACATCGCCCTCTATCACGCCAAGGAGGAGGGGCGGAATCGCAGCATCGTCTTCGAACCGGCGATGCGGACCGAGCTGGAGCGGCGGGTCGAGCTGCTGCGCGACGTCCGGGCGGCCGTGGCGGCCAACGAGTTCACCCTGTTCTACCAGCCGGTCGTCGATATCCGCGAGCGGCGGGTCGTGGGCTTCGAGGCCCTGATGCGCTGGCTCCACCCCGAGCAGGGGGTTCTGACGCCGGCGCACTTCATGGCCGCGTTCGAGGACCAGGAGCTGTCGCTCCGGCTGGGCGACGTGGCCTTCGAGCAGTCTCTGCGCCAGATGCGGGAATGGCTGGACCAGGGCGTCGAGTTCGGCCGCATCGCGGTCAACATTTCCGCCGCCCAGTTCCGCAGCGGACGCCTGGCCGAAGAGGTGCAGGAGCGCCTGGCGCGCTGGAACGTGCCGTGCGAGCGGCTGACCATCGAGGTCACCGAGAACGTCTACATGGGCTGGGGCTCGGACCTGGTCAGCGGCAATATCAGCCGGCTGCACAAGGCTGGCGTGATGATCGCGTTGGACGACTTCGGCACCGGCTACGCCAGCCTGGCCAACCTGCGGCAGTTCCCGATCGACCGCCTGAAGATCGACAAGTCCTTTGTCCAGAACGCCGAGGACGAGGCGATCGTGAAGGCCGTGATCACGCTCGGCTCATCCATGGGCATGAAGGTGGTCGCCGAGGGCGTCGAGGACGCCGACCAACTGGCCGCCCTAATGCGCTATGGCTGCGACCAGATCCAAGGCTACCACTTCGGCAAGCCGATGCCGGCGGAGCAGGTGGCGGGGTTCTTGACGGGGTTTGGGAACTAG
- the fdxA gene encoding ferredoxin FdxA, with translation MTYIVTDACVRCKFMDCVEVCPVDCFYEGENFLVINPDECIDCGVCEPECPVDAIKPDTEDEADGKWLRVNADYAKVWPNITVKGVPPEDREQFERETGKFEKYFSEKPGKGS, from the coding sequence ATGACCTATATCGTCACCGACGCCTGCGTCCGCTGCAAGTTCATGGACTGCGTCGAGGTCTGCCCGGTCGATTGCTTCTACGAAGGCGAGAACTTCCTCGTCATCAATCCCGACGAATGCATCGACTGCGGCGTCTGCGAACCCGAGTGCCCGGTCGACGCGATCAAGCCCGACACCGAGGATGAGGCCGACGGCAAGTGGCTGCGCGTCAACGCCGACTACGCCAAGGTCTGGCCCAACATCACGGTCAAGGGCGTCCCCCCCGAAGACCGCGAACAGTTCGAGCGCGAGACCGGCAAGTTCGAGAAGTACTTCAGCGAAAAGCCCGGCAAGGGCTCCTGA
- a CDS encoding CarD family transcriptional regulator, with protein sequence MSKTGLEFSVGDHVVYPAHGVGNIQAIETQEVAGMSLEVYVITFDHEKMTLRVPTKKAKTAGLRPLAEGNVVSQALTTLKGRARVKRTMWSRRAQEYEAKINSGDLISIAEVVRDLHRAENQPEQSYSERQLYESALDRMAREVAAIERIDREAAIGILTKSLVKAA encoded by the coding sequence ATGAGCAAGACTGGTCTGGAATTCTCGGTCGGCGATCACGTCGTTTATCCCGCGCACGGCGTGGGCAACATTCAGGCGATCGAGACCCAGGAAGTGGCCGGCATGTCGCTCGAAGTCTACGTCATCACCTTCGACCACGAGAAAATGACCCTGCGCGTGCCGACCAAGAAGGCCAAGACGGCCGGTCTGCGTCCGCTGGCCGAGGGCAATGTCGTCAGCCAAGCGCTGACCACCCTGAAGGGCCGCGCCCGCGTGAAGCGCACCATGTGGTCGCGTCGCGCCCAGGAATACGAAGCCAAGATCAATTCGGGCGACCTGATCTCGATCGCCGAGGTGGTCCGCGACCTGCACCGCGCCGAGAACCAGCCGGAACAGTCCTACTCGGAACGCCAGCTGTATGAATCGGCCCTGGACCGCATGGCTCGCGAAGTCGCCGCCATCGAGCGCATCGACCGCGAAGCCGCCATCGGCATCCTGACCAAGTCGCTGGTCAAGGCCGCTTAA
- a CDS encoding serine hydrolase translates to MSDPQDPISAPKMSRRKWLAVGGLSVLVACAAVAFHFRPATPLAALTSAHAPAPTPVVLPTKPEDWHGRIDYRALDQRLAEMAAHHSMEGLAVAVVEDGRLSFVQGYGLTSAKDGQPVDAHTVFRWASLSKTVAGTLTAKLAADGLLSLDEPVETFHTTLRLPRDAQRELTVEELLSQRTGLPKNAYDDRLEDGQDPTVIRHALGDVPVACAPGRCHTYQNVAYDTITEILATRTHEAYAQTVQRKLFAPLGMTTASIGQAGLVGAKSWARPHREGRLLPMSEAYYRVPGAAGVNSTIVDLAVWMQAQMGLRPDVLPPTVLDAAQRPRIGTAPPYGRAPFAREISHAGYGLGMRSFNYRGHRVIGHSGAVSGYRSTMVFDPATKTGIVMLWNSDAGLPFRFQAEFLDRAYRQPFTDWLDLGEVSDQRLAQARHLRLRETDEAG, encoded by the coding sequence TTGTCGGACCCGCAGGACCCGATCTCCGCCCCCAAGATGTCGCGTCGCAAGTGGCTGGCGGTCGGCGGGCTGAGCGTGCTGGTCGCCTGCGCCGCCGTAGCGTTCCACTTCCGCCCCGCGACGCCGCTCGCGGCGCTTACCTCGGCCCACGCGCCCGCGCCGACGCCGGTCGTCTTGCCGACCAAGCCCGAGGACTGGCATGGCCGCATCGACTATCGCGCCCTCGACCAGCGCCTGGCCGAGATGGCCGCCCATCACTCTATGGAAGGCCTGGCGGTCGCCGTCGTCGAGGACGGACGCCTGTCGTTCGTTCAGGGCTATGGCCTGACCTCGGCCAAGGACGGCCAGCCCGTCGACGCCCACACGGTGTTCCGCTGGGCCTCGCTGTCCAAGACGGTCGCCGGAACCCTGACCGCCAAGCTGGCCGCCGATGGCCTGCTGTCGCTGGACGAACCGGTCGAGACCTTCCACACCACCTTGCGCCTGCCGCGCGACGCCCAGCGCGAGCTGACGGTCGAGGAGTTGCTGTCCCAGCGGACCGGCCTGCCGAAGAACGCCTATGACGATCGGCTGGAGGACGGCCAGGACCCAACGGTGATCCGCCACGCCTTGGGCGACGTGCCGGTCGCCTGCGCGCCGGGGCGCTGCCACACCTATCAGAACGTCGCCTACGACACGATCACCGAGATCCTGGCGACCCGCACGCACGAGGCCTACGCTCAGACCGTCCAGCGCAAGCTGTTCGCGCCCCTGGGCATGACCACCGCCTCGATCGGCCAGGCCGGCCTGGTGGGGGCCAAGAGCTGGGCCCGCCCGCATCGCGAGGGCCGGCTGCTGCCGATGTCCGAGGCCTATTACCGAGTGCCCGGCGCGGCCGGCGTCAACTCGACCATCGTCGACCTCGCCGTCTGGATGCAGGCGCAGATGGGCCTGCGGCCCGATGTCCTGCCGCCCACCGTGCTGGACGCCGCCCAACGCCCCCGCATCGGCACCGCGCCGCCCTACGGCCGCGCGCCGTTCGCCCGCGAGATCAGCCATGCCGGCTACGGCCTGGGCATGCGCAGCTTCAACTACCGCGGTCATCGCGTGATCGGCCATAGCGGGGCCGTCTCGGGCTACCGCTCGACCATGGTGTTCGACCCGGCGACCAAGACCGGCATCGTCATGCTGTGGAACAGCGACGCCGGCCTGCCGTTCCGTTTCCAAGCCGAGTTCCTGGACCGCGCCTACCGCCAGCCCTTCACCGACTGGCTGGACCTGGGCGAGGTCTCCGACCAGCGGCTGGCCCAGGCGCGCCATCTCCGATTGCGAGAGACGGACGAAGCGGGCTAG
- the nhaA gene encoding Na+/H+ antiporter NhaA produces the protein MALRVISRRARETLAHFLANEAAGGYVLMVAAALALVVANSPLAPTYFAALKAHLGFAIGPVRLDESVLHWINDGLMALFFLLVGLEIKREVLDGQLSRPADVILPGAAALGGVALPAAIYLFFNLRHPDSIAGWAIPSATDIAFALGVLALMGPRVPTSLKVFLTAIAIMDDLAAIVIIALFYTDQLHLMALAGAGAVLAILVILNRLKVISLWPYLLLGVVLWYLVLESGVHATLAGVALALTIPLRADERCPLHRLEHALHRPVAFGVTPIFGFANAGLSFAGVGLSALLDPVPLGVALGLFLGKQLGVFGVAYGLIRMGWARLPAGASVAQLYGVAVLCGIGFTMSLFIGGLAFGDPKLIDETKIGVLAGSLASALLGLALLRLARPATEA, from the coding sequence ATGGCCCTGCGCGTCATCAGCCGCCGCGCTCGCGAGACCCTGGCGCACTTCCTGGCGAACGAAGCGGCCGGCGGCTATGTGCTGATGGTCGCCGCCGCCCTGGCGCTGGTGGTCGCCAACTCGCCGCTGGCCCCGACCTATTTCGCGGCGCTGAAGGCCCACCTCGGCTTCGCCATCGGCCCCGTCCGCCTCGACGAGAGCGTCCTGCACTGGATCAACGACGGCCTGATGGCCCTGTTCTTCCTGCTGGTGGGGCTGGAGATCAAGCGCGAGGTCCTGGACGGCCAGCTGTCGCGGCCCGCCGACGTGATCCTGCCCGGCGCGGCCGCTCTGGGGGGCGTCGCCTTGCCGGCGGCCATCTATCTGTTCTTCAACCTGCGCCACCCCGACAGCATCGCCGGCTGGGCGATCCCGTCGGCCACCGACATCGCCTTCGCCCTGGGAGTGCTGGCGCTGATGGGTCCGCGCGTCCCGACCTCGCTGAAGGTGTTCCTGACCGCCATCGCGATCATGGACGACCTCGCCGCCATCGTGATCATCGCCCTGTTCTATACCGACCAGCTGCACCTGATGGCCCTGGCCGGCGCGGGCGCCGTGCTGGCGATCCTCGTCATTCTGAATCGCCTGAAGGTCATCAGCCTGTGGCCCTATCTGCTGCTGGGCGTCGTGCTGTGGTACCTGGTGCTGGAGTCGGGGGTCCACGCCACCCTGGCGGGCGTCGCCCTGGCCCTGACCATTCCGCTGCGCGCCGACGAGCGCTGCCCGCTGCACCGGCTGGAGCACGCCCTGCATAGGCCGGTCGCCTTCGGCGTCACCCCGATCTTCGGCTTCGCCAATGCCGGCCTGTCGTTCGCGGGCGTCGGCTTGTCGGCCCTGCTGGATCCCGTGCCGCTGGGCGTGGCGCTGGGCCTGTTCCTCGGCAAGCAGCTGGGCGTGTTCGGCGTCGCCTACGGCCTGATCCGGATGGGCTGGGCGCGCCTGCCCGCCGGCGCCTCGGTCGCCCAGCTCTACGGCGTGGCGGTGCTGTGCGGGATCGGCTTCACCATGAGCCTGTTCATCGGCGGGCTGGCGTTTGGCGATCCCAAGCTGATCGACGAGACCAAGATCGGCGTCCTGGCCGGCTCCCTGGCCTCGGCGCTGCTGGGCTTGGCGCTCCTGCGTCTGGCGAGGCCGGCGACAGAGGCTTGA
- a CDS encoding DUF6491 family protein, whose translation MMRHLTLSLVSGALLLAAPALAAAQTDKPAAKPAAKPKAERTCFRAQNVDGFNAVDKETVDVSVGVRDVYRLTLFSPSPDIDWTQRIGIEARGGSWICSGMDATIIVPGPIGAQRYPVTAIRKLTPEEIKARKAR comes from the coding sequence ATGATGCGTCACCTGACCCTATCGCTCGTTTCCGGCGCGCTGCTGCTGGCCGCGCCGGCTCTCGCCGCCGCCCAGACCGACAAGCCCGCCGCCAAGCCCGCCGCCAAGCCCAAGGCCGAGCGTACGTGCTTCCGCGCCCAGAACGTGGACGGCTTCAACGCCGTCGACAAGGAGACCGTCGATGTCTCGGTTGGCGTCCGGGATGTCTATCGCCTGACCCTGTTCTCGCCGTCGCCCGACATCGACTGGACCCAGCGGATCGGCATCGAGGCGCGCGGCGGCTCCTGGATCTGTTCGGGCATGGACGCCACGATCATCGTGCCGGGCCCGATCGGCGCGCAGCGCTATCCAGTGACCGCGATCCGCAAGCTGACCCCCGAAGAGATCAAGGCCCGCAAGGCGCGCTGA
- a CDS encoding adenylate/guanylate cyclase domain-containing protein produces MDFARSEYVRLGLAEADDADTIALGARLLKDVALASRGARRIAFAKASRLRYEALSHRFGGVYGAINAATMTLVAGDRAGAAERAMGVLQSPPPQGLTGEAAYYEAASRAEALFLVGDLDAARRRLEQALASAPSAYAAHASTLRQMEMLCREVDVDPGWLSPFRPPACAHFTGHIQNICDQSLRARIDETLRAERIGFGYGGLAAGADIVFAEALLEAGGELHVILPLHRAAFVEVSVAPFGDAWLERFERCMARAASVRYASQDPYLGDEQVFAYASQFAIGCAVLRSQTLATEAVQLAVWDGRAAPGPAGVFADMAYWARSGRRAAVIPVDRPQPATSVSKPITIGARAMKAMLFADVQGFGALRDDQIPAFMEGVMGRLAEVVEGLEARPIHIETWGDGLFLVFDQPIDSALAALALLEAYRAVDLGALGLPRSLGLRIGGHYGPVHLGTNPLTKAPAVVGAHVVVAARIEPDAAPGSAYVSEALAGALATFHGDRVRCGYVGRTQGRKGFPATPIFNLSRA; encoded by the coding sequence TTGGACTTCGCCCGTTCGGAGTATGTCCGACTGGGCCTCGCCGAGGCGGACGACGCCGACACGATCGCCTTGGGCGCCCGGCTGCTGAAGGATGTCGCCCTGGCCAGCCGGGGCGCGCGGCGGATCGCCTTCGCCAAGGCGTCCCGCCTTCGATACGAGGCCCTGTCGCATCGCTTCGGCGGCGTCTATGGCGCGATCAACGCCGCCACCATGACGCTTGTCGCGGGCGACCGCGCCGGCGCCGCCGAGCGCGCCATGGGCGTGCTGCAATCCCCGCCCCCGCAAGGCCTGACCGGCGAGGCGGCCTATTACGAAGCCGCCAGCCGCGCGGAGGCGCTCTTCCTGGTCGGCGACCTGGACGCCGCGCGCCGACGGCTCGAGCAGGCGCTGGCCTCGGCGCCGAGCGCCTACGCCGCCCACGCCTCCACCCTGCGGCAGATGGAGATGCTGTGCCGCGAGGTCGACGTCGATCCTGGCTGGCTGTCGCCCTTTCGGCCTCCGGCCTGCGCGCACTTCACCGGGCATATCCAGAACATCTGCGACCAGAGCCTGCGCGCCCGCATCGACGAGACGCTGCGCGCCGAACGGATCGGCTTCGGCTATGGCGGTCTGGCGGCGGGCGCCGACATCGTCTTCGCCGAGGCCCTGCTTGAGGCGGGCGGCGAACTGCACGTCATCCTGCCCTTGCATCGCGCCGCGTTCGTCGAGGTCTCGGTAGCGCCGTTCGGCGACGCTTGGCTGGAGCGTTTCGAACGTTGCATGGCCCGCGCGGCCTCGGTCCGATACGCCTCGCAGGATCCCTATCTGGGCGACGAGCAGGTGTTCGCCTACGCCAGCCAGTTCGCCATAGGCTGCGCGGTGCTGCGGTCTCAGACGCTGGCGACCGAGGCGGTGCAGTTGGCGGTCTGGGACGGGCGCGCCGCGCCGGGGCCGGCGGGCGTCTTCGCCGACATGGCCTATTGGGCCAGAAGCGGCCGGCGGGCCGCGGTGATCCCGGTCGACAGGCCACAGCCCGCCACGAGCGTCTCCAAGCCGATCACGATCGGGGCGCGGGCCATGAAGGCCATGCTGTTCGCCGACGTTCAGGGCTTTGGCGCGCTGCGCGACGACCAGATCCCAGCCTTCATGGAAGGGGTGATGGGGCGCCTGGCCGAGGTGGTCGAGGGGCTGGAGGCGCGGCCGATCCACATCGAGACCTGGGGCGATGGTCTGTTCCTGGTGTTCGACCAGCCCATCGACTCGGCGCTGGCCGCTCTGGCCCTGCTCGAGGCCTATCGCGCGGTTGATCTGGGCGCCCTGGGCCTGCCGCGAAGCCTGGGCCTGCGGATCGGCGGCCACTATGGTCCGGTCCATCTGGGCACCAATCCCCTGACGAAGGCGCCTGCCGTCGTCGGCGCGCACGTGGTCGTCGCCGCGCGCATCGAGCCCGACGCCGCGCCGGGCTCGGCCTATGTCAGCGAGGCGCTCGCCGGCGCGCTGGCGACGTTCCACGGCGATCGCGTGCGCTGCGGTTATGTCGGTCGCACGCAGGGGCGGAAGGGCTTTCCGGCCACGCCGATCTTCAACCTCTCCCGCGCCTGA